A stretch of Spirochaetaceae bacterium DNA encodes these proteins:
- the arcA gene encoding arginine deiminase, which produces MSKILNVTSEIGNLKEVLVHRPGGELENLTPNYLSEFLFDDIPYLEVARQEHDAFAKIMTDKGIKVIYVEKLMAETIATSDELRNEFISNFLREAKIYDSKTRSFVAAWLIENFNHQGIVDKLIEGIRSKDIPGFDKLSSLASVINSHYPFLTNPLPNTLFTRDPFATVGHGVTINKMYTHLRSRETLMADYIFKYHPKYKNADIPRWYNRDDLAHIEGGDELIINEKTLFIGVSERTEATAIENLAKKLFYTEGVSFERVLAFDIPKTRAFMHLDTVFTQIDHDKFTIHPGIEGSLTVYTLTKGSSGEGSIKISEETDQLDKLLSKILDKKVSLIRCGGGDVIAGDREQWNDGANTLALAPGEVVVYSRNHVTNNLLQDNGIKINVMPSSELSRGRGGPRCMSMPLIRE; this is translated from the coding sequence ATGAGTAAAATATTAAATGTTACCAGTGAAATAGGTAACTTAAAAGAAGTTTTGGTACATCGCCCCGGCGGCGAGTTAGAGAATTTAACGCCCAACTACTTAAGCGAATTTTTATTTGACGACATACCTTACCTTGAGGTAGCCCGGCAAGAACATGATGCCTTTGCTAAAATAATGACCGATAAAGGTATTAAAGTAATTTATGTTGAAAAATTAATGGCCGAGACCATTGCCACCAGTGATGAGCTGCGTAACGAATTTATTAGTAATTTTTTACGGGAAGCTAAAATTTATGATAGTAAAACGCGCAGCTTTGTTGCCGCTTGGTTAATAGAAAATTTTAACCATCAGGGTATTGTAGATAAATTGATAGAAGGTATTCGCAGTAAAGATATTCCCGGTTTTGATAAACTTAGCAGCTTAGCTAGCGTTATTAACAGCCATTATCCCTTTTTAACTAACCCGTTGCCCAATACTTTATTTACGCGCGACCCCTTTGCTACCGTTGGACACGGCGTAACCATTAATAAGATGTACACTCACTTACGCAGCCGTGAAACTTTAATGGCTGATTATATCTTTAAATATCACCCTAAATACAAAAATGCCGATATTCCGCGCTGGTATAACCGCGATGATTTAGCTCATATTGAGGGCGGTGATGAATTGATTATTAACGAAAAAACTCTCTTTATTGGAGTATCCGAGCGTACAGAGGCTACCGCCATCGAAAACTTAGCTAAAAAATTATTTTATACCGAAGGGGTAAGCTTTGAGCGTGTACTAGCCTTTGATATACCTAAAACCCGTGCCTTTATGCACTTAGATACGGTTTTTACTCAGATAGACCACGATAAATTTACTATCCACCCCGGTATTGAGGGTAGTTTAACGGTGTACACTTTAACCAAAGGCAGCAGCGGCGAAGGTAGTATTAAGATAAGCGAAGAAACCGACCAACTAGATAAATTGCTAAGTAAAATTTTAGACAAAAAAGTTTCTTTAATTCGCTGCGGCGGTGGCGATGTTATAGCCGGCGACCGAGAACAGTGGAATGATGGCGCTAATACCTTAGCTTTAGCCCCCGGTGAAGTAGTGGTCTATAGCCGTAACCACGTAACTAATAATTTACTGCAAGACAATGGCATTAAAATAAATGTTATGCCCAGCAGCGAACTTTCGCGCGGGCGCGGCGGCCCACGTTGTATGAGTATGCCCTTAATTAGGGAATAG